The following proteins come from a genomic window of Pyxidicoccus sp. MSG2:
- a CDS encoding dienelactone hydrolase family protein — protein MSTSQRILLGWILLLAQGSLAAQGQILARPRTTVPGINYGYWEYLPQGYDDNPEATHPLVIFLGGQGQEGDGTAAGLEKLMGVTAPPSLIRNGRHFPFILISPQRFNAWWGNSEIDGIIEFAKSRYRVDPNRIYLTGLSAGAIVTWSYAVAFPQKLAAIVPIAGNGNGIAICNMWNVPVWAFHGTADGTVSQWGSIDPVNKLNTVCNPAANPPAQLTLYQGVGHDSWSRTYSGSAGHDIYTWMLSHSL, from the coding sequence ATGTCGACATCGCAGCGCATCCTGTTGGGTTGGATTCTGCTCTTGGCGCAGGGCTCGTTGGCCGCGCAGGGGCAGATCCTGGCGCGTCCCAGGACCACCGTACCGGGCATCAACTACGGTTACTGGGAGTACCTGCCGCAGGGCTATGACGACAATCCCGAGGCGACCCATCCGCTGGTGATCTTCCTGGGAGGCCAGGGGCAGGAGGGTGATGGGACGGCTGCGGGCCTCGAGAAGCTCATGGGGGTCACCGCTCCGCCCAGCCTCATCCGGAATGGACGCCACTTCCCGTTCATCCTCATTTCGCCCCAGCGGTTCAATGCCTGGTGGGGGAACAGTGAGATCGACGGCATCATCGAGTTCGCCAAGAGCCGCTATCGCGTCGACCCGAACCGCATCTATCTGACGGGGCTCTCTGCGGGGGCCATCGTCACCTGGTCCTACGCGGTGGCCTTTCCCCAGAAGCTCGCGGCCATCGTTCCCATCGCGGGGAATGGCAACGGGATTGCCATCTGCAACATGTGGAACGTCCCGGTGTGGGCCTTCCATGGCACCGCGGATGGAACCGTGTCCCAGTGGGGGTCCATCGACCCCGTCAACAAGCTCAACACCGTCTGCAATCCCGCGGCGAACCCGCCGGCCCAGCTCACGCTGTATCAGGGCGTGGGGCATGACTCCTGGTCCCGGACCTACAGCGGTTCAGCGGGCCATGACATCTACACGTGGATGTTGAGCCACTCGCTCTGA
- a CDS encoding sulfatase-like hydrolase/transferase, with product MRTGSASTPPNILVILTDQQRQFRHWPQGWAEQHLRSFQRLAKTGLTFERAFTNTCMCSPSRATLWTSLFPAQTGVQSTGSQPLGTGFTTLAQVMTSAGYQVGYRGKWHLGDSSDDMPTALGFGPWDPPDAGTSLSPGNTQGAGAYNNDARYLGTVAGSSEKPTGTGPSMIDFLRTVDPSKPFCLVASFVNPHDVYVAPFQYGPAGYDPKDWEDLPIQPPASWNEDLSTKPSVQAWFQGSGKNWNVPQWSDADRTSYARFYAYLQMLVDRDIMTLLDTLESCGFTENTVIFRLADHGEMAMSHGLVEKTFNAYDETVNVPLIVSNPGLFPTPLVTKELAGHIDLLPTLASVAGVLDKYTGQFKGIDLSPLFTAPDAPRQESIHFTFDDVALAQGMPATTPGHIRALRSKDWLYAAYFTETGSAFEYELYDLTQDPDELTNLAAPRNITPDSRKQLVKMNHDLIRKMQASGTTPSGFAWPTEPAV from the coding sequence ATGCGGACTGGCAGCGCGTCCACGCCCCCGAACATCCTCGTCATCCTCACGGACCAGCAGCGCCAGTTCCGGCACTGGCCCCAGGGCTGGGCGGAGCAGCATCTGCGCTCCTTCCAGCGGCTCGCGAAGACCGGGCTCACCTTCGAGCGGGCCTTCACGAATACGTGCATGTGCTCGCCTAGCCGGGCGACGCTCTGGACGAGCCTCTTTCCGGCGCAGACGGGTGTGCAGAGCACGGGCTCACAGCCGCTGGGCACCGGCTTCACGACGCTGGCGCAGGTGATGACAAGCGCCGGCTACCAGGTGGGCTACCGGGGCAAGTGGCACCTGGGGGATTCGTCCGACGACATGCCCACGGCGCTCGGCTTCGGGCCGTGGGACCCTCCGGACGCGGGGACGTCGCTGTCCCCAGGCAACACCCAGGGCGCGGGCGCGTACAACAACGACGCCCGCTACCTCGGCACCGTCGCGGGAAGCTCGGAGAAGCCCACGGGTACGGGCCCCAGCATGATCGACTTCCTGCGGACCGTGGATCCGAGCAAGCCGTTCTGCCTCGTCGCCTCGTTCGTCAACCCGCACGATGTCTACGTGGCGCCGTTCCAGTACGGCCCCGCGGGGTATGACCCCAAGGACTGGGAGGATCTCCCCATCCAGCCTCCCGCTTCCTGGAACGAGGACCTGTCGACGAAGCCCTCCGTCCAGGCCTGGTTCCAGGGCAGCGGGAAGAACTGGAACGTGCCCCAGTGGAGCGACGCGGACCGGACGAGCTACGCCCGGTTCTACGCCTACCTCCAGATGCTCGTCGACCGCGACATCATGACCCTGCTCGACACGCTCGAGTCGTGTGGCTTCACCGAGAACACGGTCATCTTCCGCCTGGCGGACCACGGGGAGATGGCGATGTCACACGGGCTCGTGGAGAAGACCTTCAATGCCTACGATGAGACGGTGAACGTCCCCCTCATCGTCTCCAACCCGGGACTCTTCCCCACGCCCCTGGTGACGAAGGAGCTCGCGGGGCACATCGACCTGCTGCCCACGCTCGCGTCGGTGGCGGGGGTGCTCGACAAGTACACGGGGCAGTTCAAAGGTATCGATCTGAGCCCGCTGTTCACCGCTCCGGACGCGCCACGACAGGAGTCGATCCACTTCACCTTCGACGACGTGGCGCTGGCTCAGGGGATGCCCGCCACGACGCCGGGCCACATCCGGGCGCTGCGCTCGAAGGACTGGCTGTACGCGGCCTACTTCACGGAGACCGGCAGCGCGTTCGAGTACGAGCTGTACGACCTCACCCAGGACCCCGACGAGCTGACCAACCTCGCCGCCCCCCGGAACATCACGCCGGACAGCAGGAAACAGCTCGTCAAGATGAACCATGACCTCATCCGGAAGATGCAGGCCAGCGGCACCACCCCGAGCGGCTTTGCCTGGCCCACCGAGCCAGCGGTGTGA
- a CDS encoding serine/threonine protein kinase, whose amino-acid sequence MESDELNPARLPPGTRVGPWRVLEQRGRGTYGVVYRAVPAEELAAEAVALKLALHPRDARFAREAELLSRIHHPAVPRLLDHGHWQPREGVTYAWLAMEWVEGLSLYEWAQAQRPTSRQVLQLLARLARALDATHSAGGLHRDVKGENVRVRRADGQPFLLDFGCGHHLGAATLTPKPFPPGTPAYRSPEAWRFALGSSKPPARLPAVAYPPGPADDVFALGVTAYRLVTEKYPPSAHPWEEEEWRWSPEELESWTARVSNPRCTAELSALVSRMLSPRPEERGSAREVAEALEKAARRAGREAEVPLFKGEEPRPAGLIPIPRRVAVLPPPRMRRWPWLAAAGLGGALALSAGGLLSVSHSEEPATSHVAEQEESKDAGTVAVGDSVLTAPVAPERAPSVWASIAVELPPKPIPGQRRPDGKGHCPGKVHVAINGGCWRKVPVELKECDDWDGFEYKGECYQPVLTPTRPSTSGPAERDDSP is encoded by the coding sequence ATGGAGTCTGACGAGCTCAATCCGGCAAGACTGCCTCCTGGGACGCGAGTCGGCCCGTGGCGAGTGCTGGAGCAGCGCGGGCGTGGCACCTACGGCGTCGTCTACCGCGCGGTGCCCGCCGAGGAGCTGGCCGCGGAAGCCGTGGCCCTCAAGCTGGCGCTGCACCCCAGGGATGCGCGCTTCGCGCGTGAGGCGGAGCTGCTCTCGCGCATCCACCACCCCGCCGTCCCGCGGTTGTTGGACCATGGCCACTGGCAGCCCCGGGAGGGAGTGACGTACGCCTGGCTCGCCATGGAGTGGGTGGAGGGCCTGTCGCTTTATGAGTGGGCCCAGGCCCAGCGCCCGACTTCGCGGCAGGTGCTTCAGCTGCTTGCGCGGCTGGCGCGAGCGCTGGATGCCACTCATTCGGCCGGAGGGCTCCACCGCGATGTGAAGGGAGAGAATGTCCGCGTCCGGCGTGCGGACGGCCAGCCCTTCCTCCTGGACTTCGGCTGCGGGCACCACCTGGGGGCCGCCACGCTGACGCCGAAGCCATTTCCACCCGGCACGCCGGCCTACCGCTCGCCCGAGGCGTGGCGCTTCGCCCTGGGCTCGAGCAAGCCCCCGGCCAGGCTCCCGGCTGTCGCGTATCCGCCGGGGCCGGCGGATGACGTCTTCGCCCTGGGAGTGACGGCCTATCGACTGGTGACGGAGAAGTACCCACCGTCTGCGCACCCGTGGGAGGAGGAGGAGTGGAGGTGGAGCCCTGAGGAGTTGGAGTCCTGGACGGCGCGAGTCAGCAACCCCCGGTGCACCGCGGAGCTGAGCGCGCTGGTGTCGCGGATGCTGTCGCCCCGCCCGGAGGAGAGAGGGAGCGCGAGGGAGGTGGCGGAAGCGCTGGAGAAGGCCGCGCGCCGCGCAGGACGCGAAGCGGAGGTGCCGCTCTTCAAGGGAGAAGAGCCGAGGCCCGCGGGCCTGATTCCCATCCCTCGGCGCGTCGCGGTGCTGCCCCCGCCTCGCATGCGGAGGTGGCCCTGGTTGGCGGCCGCCGGGCTGGGAGGAGCACTGGCGCTGAGCGCCGGGGGACTGCTGAGCGTGAGCCACTCCGAGGAACCCGCGACGTCCCACGTTGCGGAGCAGGAAGAGTCGAAGGATGCCGGCACCGTGGCCGTGGGGGACTCCGTACTGACGGCGCCTGTGGCGCCCGAGCGAGCTCCCTCCGTGTGGGCATCCATCGCGGTAGAGCTGCCCCCGAAACCCATCCCGGGGCAGCGGCGGCCGGATGGCAAGGGTCACTGTCCCGGCAAGGTGCACGTCGCAATCAACGGCGGTTGTTGGCGGAAGGTGCCCGTGGAGCTGAAGGAATGTGATGATTGGGACGGCTTTGAATACAAGGGCGAGTGCTACCAACCCGTCCTGACTCCGACGCGCCCTTCCACCTCGGGTCCCGCAGAGCGAGACGACAGTCCATAG
- a CDS encoding serine/threonine protein kinase, which produces MESDELNPARLPPGTRVGPWRVLEQRGRGTYGVVYRAVPAEELAAEAVALKLALHPRDARFAREAELLSRIHHPAVPRLLDHGHWQPREGVTYAWLAMEWVEGLSLYEWAQAQRPTSRQVLQLLARLARALDATHSAGGLHRDVKGENVRVRRADGQPFLLDFGCGHHLGAATLTPKPFPPGTPAYRSPEAWRFALGSSKPPARLPAVAYPPGPADDVFALGVTAYRLVTEKYPPSAHPWEEEEWRWSPEELESWTARVSNPRCTAELSALVSRMLSPRPEERGSAREVAEALEKAARRAGREAEVPLFKGEEPRPAGLVPIIQRVAVLPPPRMRRWPWLAAAGLGGALALSVGGLLSVRRSEEPATSQLAEQEESKDAGTVAVGDSALTAFVAPERAPSVWASIAVELPPKPFPGQRRPDGKGRCPGKVQVAINGGCWWKLPVDVKDCDDEDGYEYRGACYIPVPAPTRPSTSGPAARDGGP; this is translated from the coding sequence ATGGAGTCTGACGAGCTCAATCCGGCAAGACTGCCTCCTGGGACGCGAGTCGGCCCGTGGCGAGTGCTGGAGCAGCGCGGGCGTGGCACCTACGGCGTCGTCTACCGCGCGGTGCCCGCCGAGGAGCTGGCCGCGGAAGCCGTGGCCCTCAAGCTGGCGCTGCACCCCAGGGATGCGCGCTTCGCGCGTGAGGCGGAGCTGCTCTCGCGCATCCACCACCCCGCCGTCCCGCGGTTGTTGGACCATGGCCACTGGCAGCCCCGGGAGGGAGTGACGTACGCCTGGCTCGCCATGGAGTGGGTGGAGGGCCTGTCGCTTTATGAGTGGGCCCAGGCCCAGCGCCCGACTTCGCGGCAGGTGCTTCAGCTGCTTGCGCGGCTGGCGCGAGCGCTGGATGCCACTCATTCGGCCGGAGGGCTCCACCGCGATGTGAAGGGAGAGAATGTCCGCGTCCGGCGTGCGGACGGCCAGCCCTTCCTCCTGGACTTCGGCTGCGGGCACCACCTGGGGGCCGCCACGCTGACGCCGAAGCCATTTCCACCCGGCACGCCGGCCTACCGCTCGCCCGAGGCGTGGCGCTTCGCCCTGGGCTCGAGCAAGCCCCCGGCCAGGCTCCCGGCTGTCGCGTATCCGCCGGGGCCGGCGGATGACGTCTTCGCCCTGGGAGTGACGGCCTATCGACTGGTGACGGAGAAGTACCCACCGTCTGCGCACCCGTGGGAGGAGGAGGAGTGGAGGTGGAGCCCTGAGGAGTTGGAGTCCTGGACGGCGCGAGTCAGCAACCCCCGGTGCACCGCGGAGCTGAGCGCGCTGGTGTCGCGGATGCTGTCGCCCCGCCCGGAGGAGAGAGGGAGCGCGAGGGAGGTGGCGGAAGCGCTGGAGAAGGCCGCGCGCCGCGCAGGACGCGAAGCGGAGGTGCCGCTCTTCAAGGGAGAAGAGCCGAGGCCCGCGGGCCTTGTTCCCATCATCCAGCGCGTCGCGGTGTTGCCCCCGCCTCGCATGCGGAGGTGGCCCTGGTTGGCGGCCGCCGGGCTGGGAGGCGCACTGGCGCTGAGCGTTGGGGGGCTGCTGAGCGTGAGGCGCTCCGAGGAGCCCGCGACGTCCCAGCTTGCGGAGCAGGAAGAGTCGAAGGATGCCGGCACCGTGGCAGTGGGGGACTCAGCACTGACGGCGTTTGTGGCGCCGGAGCGAGCCCCCTCCGTGTGGGCATCCATCGCGGTAGAACTGCCACCGAAGCCCTTCCCGGGGCAGCGGCGGCCGGATGGCAAGGGCCGCTGTCCCGGCAAGGTGCAGGTCGCAATCAACGGCGGTTGTTGGTGGAAGCTGCCTGTAGACGTGAAGGACTGTGACGATGAGGACGGCTATGAATACAGGGGCGCGTGTTACATCCCCGTCCCGGCCCCGACACGCCCTTCCACCTCGGGCCCCGCGGCTCGGGACGGCGGTCCATAG
- a CDS encoding ABC transporter permease yields MPSFLQDLRYGARSLRRSPGFTLATVLALGLGIGANAMLFSVVSALLLRPLPLPQPEQLVSVWGMSRDEGDANSGLARPDLEDLRQEVKSFAGLAAFNTAGVTLTGPGVDPERVEGAMVSEDFFRVVGVAPLLGRWLSAEEQLLNGPRAVVLSHGLWVRRFGGDAQVLGRTLELEGQSYSVVGVMPPGFDFPREGARDAVLLWAPLHANAFLRANWDNRGAHSLNAVARLVPGARLTQAQAEADAITTALAQEHPDSNSHRSVSLLGLQARLSAGTRRPALLLLGAVTLLLLIACVNVAQLLLARALARQQEFAVRTALGAGRGALVGQLLAEGSLLAFAGGALGLLLGVWGVDALNALLPEAAHQVQPVRVDGLALVYTAGLSVAVALLCGLAPLHTAASASLGGLLQSTRGTSAGRGALRWRAVLVSTQVALALVLLAGAGLLVRSAQRLAAVDPGYRPENITLLRVSLPDVRYADDAMAPFFNRLLERTRSLPGVESAALVTPGMVSGGAVSLSMDIPGRPTSPGERQSVAYRAMSDGVFTTLGIPLRRGRDITSRDDASAPAVVVVNEAFARRFFPGEEVLGRSIVIGYGDPLPREVVGVVGDVRARSLDVAAQPEVYAPQQQTPWPFSTLVVRSRLSPDQVAAAVKAELHQLDSQLPLPPPTTLEQSLERSVADRRFQRVLLLAFALTALALASLGIYGLMAYSVAQRRRELGIRLALGAMPRDVVRLVMRHALRMCAVGLGVGLVLALALSRVLEGLLYDVSATDPLTFAVVPLLLLGVVALASWLPARHASRVSPGEAMSAD; encoded by the coding sequence ATGCCCTCCTTCCTCCAGGACCTGCGCTACGGCGCCCGCTCGCTGCGACGCAGCCCCGGCTTCACGCTGGCGACCGTGCTCGCACTGGGCCTCGGCATCGGGGCCAACGCCATGCTCTTCAGCGTGGTGAGCGCACTGCTGCTGCGCCCGCTGCCCCTCCCCCAGCCGGAACAGCTCGTGTCCGTGTGGGGGATGAGCCGGGACGAGGGCGACGCCAATTCGGGCCTGGCGCGCCCGGACCTCGAGGACCTGCGCCAGGAGGTGAAGTCCTTCGCCGGACTGGCTGCGTTCAATACCGCGGGCGTCACCCTCACCGGCCCGGGCGTGGACCCCGAGCGCGTGGAGGGCGCGATGGTGAGCGAGGACTTCTTCCGCGTCGTGGGCGTGGCGCCCCTGCTGGGTCGCTGGCTGTCCGCCGAGGAGCAGTTGCTCAACGGCCCGCGCGCGGTGGTGCTGTCCCACGGGCTCTGGGTGCGCCGCTTCGGGGGCGACGCCCAGGTGCTGGGGCGCACGCTGGAGCTGGAGGGCCAGTCCTACTCCGTGGTGGGAGTGATGCCCCCGGGCTTCGACTTCCCCCGAGAGGGCGCCAGGGACGCGGTGCTGCTCTGGGCCCCGCTGCACGCCAATGCCTTCCTCCGCGCCAACTGGGACAACCGGGGCGCGCATAGCCTGAACGCGGTGGCGCGGCTGGTTCCCGGTGCCCGCCTCACGCAGGCCCAGGCCGAGGCCGATGCCATCACCACCGCGCTCGCCCAGGAGCACCCGGACAGCAACAGCCACCGCTCCGTGAGCCTCCTGGGCCTGCAGGCGCGGCTGTCCGCCGGGACGCGCCGCCCTGCCCTGCTGCTACTGGGCGCGGTGACGCTGCTGCTGCTCATCGCCTGCGTCAACGTGGCGCAGCTCCTGCTGGCCCGCGCGCTGGCGCGGCAGCAGGAGTTCGCGGTGCGCACCGCCCTGGGCGCGGGGCGGGGCGCGCTGGTGGGACAGCTCCTCGCCGAGGGCTCGCTGCTCGCCTTCGCGGGAGGGGCGCTGGGGTTGCTGCTGGGCGTGTGGGGCGTGGACGCGCTGAACGCGCTGCTGCCCGAGGCGGCTCACCAAGTGCAGCCGGTGCGGGTGGACGGGCTGGCGCTGGTGTACACGGCGGGGCTGTCGGTGGCGGTGGCGCTGCTGTGTGGCCTGGCGCCGCTGCACACCGCCGCGAGCGCCAGCCTGGGCGGGCTGCTCCAGAGCACGCGCGGCACCAGCGCGGGACGCGGGGCGCTGCGCTGGCGCGCGGTGCTGGTGTCCACGCAGGTGGCGCTCGCGCTGGTGCTGCTGGCCGGCGCGGGGCTGTTGGTGCGCAGCGCGCAGCGGCTGGCGGCGGTGGACCCGGGCTACCGGCCGGAGAACATCACCCTGCTTCGGGTCAGCCTGCCGGACGTCCGTTATGCCGACGACGCCATGGCCCCCTTCTTCAACCGGCTGCTGGAGCGCACGCGCTCGCTGCCCGGGGTGGAGTCGGCGGCCCTGGTGACGCCGGGGATGGTGTCGGGCGGCGCCGTCTCGCTCAGCATGGACATCCCCGGCCGTCCCACCTCGCCGGGCGAGCGTCAGTCCGTGGCCTACCGCGCGATGAGCGACGGCGTCTTCACCACGCTGGGAATTCCCCTGCGGCGCGGGCGCGACATCACGTCCCGGGACGATGCCAGCGCTCCAGCGGTGGTGGTGGTGAACGAGGCCTTCGCGCGCCGCTTCTTCCCGGGGGAGGAGGTGCTCGGCAGGAGCATCGTCATCGGCTATGGAGACCCGCTGCCGCGCGAGGTGGTGGGCGTGGTGGGCGACGTGCGCGCCCGCTCACTGGACGTGGCAGCCCAGCCGGAGGTGTATGCGCCGCAGCAACAGACGCCCTGGCCCTTCTCCACGCTGGTGGTGCGCAGCCGCCTTTCTCCTGACCAGGTGGCGGCCGCGGTGAAGGCGGAGCTGCACCAGCTGGACTCTCAATTGCCCCTTCCGCCCCCCACCACGCTGGAGCAGAGCCTGGAGCGCTCCGTGGCGGACCGTCGCTTCCAGCGCGTGCTGTTGCTGGCCTTCGCGCTGACGGCACTGGCGCTCGCCTCGCTGGGCATCTACGGGCTGATGGCCTACAGCGTCGCGCAGCGGCGGCGGGAGCTGGGCATCCGCCTGGCATTGGGGGCGATGCCGCGCGACGTGGTCCGGCTGGTGATGCGTCATGCGCTGCGGATGTGCGCGGTGGGCCTGGGTGTGGGGCTGGTGCTGGCGCTCGCGCTGTCGAGGGTGTTGGAGGGACTGCTGTACGACGTGAGCGCCACGGACCCGCTGACCTTCGCCGTCGTGCCGCTGCTGCTGCTCGGCGTGGTGGCGTTGGCGAGCTGGCTGCCCGCGCGGCACGCCTCGCGTGTGTCTCCGGGTGAAGCGATGTCGGCCGACTGA